Within Spinacia oleracea cultivar Varoflay chromosome 4, BTI_SOV_V1, whole genome shotgun sequence, the genomic segment TATGTAGATCGTGATCATGTTATACAGACAAGGTAAATTGTGTAATTAACTGATTATCCTTAAATCTGCAGTACCCTTTGATTTCAAGGTGTGGAAGATTGAGTAGGATCATATATGATAACCATGAAGGAGAAGTAAACAAGATAAACTTGAATGATCTTCCTGGAGGAGCTGAGTCATTCGAGCTAGCAGCAAAATTCTGCTATGGAATCGCGGTTGATCTAACAGCATCCAACATATCAGGACTAAGATGTGCTGCAGAGTATCTGGAAATGACAGAAGACTTAGAAGAAGGAAACCTCATATTCAAAACTGAGGCTTTCTTAAGCTATGTAGTTCTCTCATCTTGGAGAGACTCCATCATTGTTTTAAAGAGCTGTGAGAAGCTCTCACCTTGGGCAGAAAACCTTCAGATTGTTCGTAGGTGTAGCGAGTCTATTGCTTGGAAGGCTTGTGCTAATCCAAAGGGAATAAGGTGGAATTACACAGGGAGACCTTCTAAGGTTTCTAGCCCTAAATGGAATGATCTTAAGGACTCGAGTCCAAGCAGGGCAATCCAAGTGCCTCCTGATTGGTGGTTTGAGGATGTCTCAATCCTTAGGATCGATCACTTTGTTCGTGTAATAACAGCCATTAAAGTTAAAGGAATGAGGTTTGAATTAGTTGGTGCTGCGATTATTCAGTACGCATCCAAATGGCTTCCTGGACTAATCAAGGATGCTGGTGGTGAACCTATGTTGGATGATTTCAGCAATGGGAATATCTGCAGAGAGAGCAGCGGTGGCAGCAGCAGTGGCAGTGGTGGCGGTAGTGGAAGCTGGAAAGGTGGGCTCCACTTGATAGTTGCAGGGAATAAAGAAGAGCCTGATACAATAAAAGCAAAAGATCAAAGAATGATAATTGAGAGCCTGATTAGTATAATTCCACCCCAAAAGGACAGTGTTTCCTGCAGCTTCCTGTTGAGGCTTCTGAGGATGGCTAACAAGCTAAAAGTAGCTCATGCTTTAGTAAATGAGCTTGAAAAACGCGTTGGTATGCAGTTCGAGCAGGCAACCTTGTCAGATCTTCTTATACCATCTTACAATAAAAGTGAGACAACATATGATGTGGATTTAGTTCAGAGACTTCTGGAACATTTCTTAGTTCAAGAACAGACTGAATGTGCAAGTAGTCCTAATAGGGCATATTTGGACAAGAATATGTTTGAGGAGAGTCAAAGAGGGGGTGCTTCCAGCGCTAAGATGCGAGTGGCTAGGCTTGTTGATAGTTACTTAACGGAGATAGCTAGGGATAGGAATCTATCTCTTACCAAATTCCATGTCCTGGCCGAGGCTCTACCTGAATCTGCAAGAACTTGTGATGATGGGCTTTACAGAGCAATCGACTCCTACCTCAAGGTATTGCAATATTTATTTCCTAAATCTGATTATTATGACTGTTTTCAAACTTTTGTCATGCAAATCAAAGTGATTCCAAACTTACTGTAGTGAAATGTGAAACTGTCAGCTAATAATCAACATAGGAAATTTTTTAGAGCCCTGATGAAATTTAATGTAATAGATAAAAACTTGCAACATAGACTGAAAAACAGGTTCTTGATCTGAACTCCGATAAATTAAGCACTTGCAGACTTTCTCAAAAGGCATTACAATATCGGTACATTATTTATGTTAGGGAACTGTCGACTAACAGCAGTACTAATTAGAATCTGAGGTTGTATCAGAAAAGTTTTAACATAGTAAAATTAAAACCATGATATCAAGGATGTAGATAAAATGAATCGTTTAATCTTCCAGTAATTCTAAAGTTAGGCAGATTTCCTTGCCAGAGAAATCTCATGAATAGTGTGATCTGCTTCTGAACTTTACAGGCACACCCTACACTGTCAGAACATGAAAGAAAACGATTATGTCGAGTAATGGACTGCCAGAAGCTTTCAATTGATGCCTGCATGCATGCAGCACAAAATGAGAGGCTTCCCTTAAGGGTAGTGGTGCAGGTCCTCTTCTCGGAGCAGGTTAAAATAAGCAACGCGATATCTAATAACACCCTGAAAGACAATACTGCAGGAGAGTCCCAATTTCAGCCAATGGTCACAACCCGAAAGACCCTTCTTGAGGGTACCCCACAGTCGTTCCAAGAAGGGTGGTCAACAGCAAAGAAAGACATTAATACCCTCAAGTTTGAGCTGGAGACAGTTAAGACTAAATATGTGGAACTCCAGAATGAGATGGAGAGTTTACAAAGGCAGTTTGATAAAATGGTTCCTAAACAAAAACAGCATTCTTCATCGGCGTGGACTAGTGGGTGGAAGAAACTGAGTAGACTGGCAAAGATGAGTAATGTTGATGGTCAAGATGATGGATCTGATCAACCAGTAGCAGAACTGACCAGAAAGACCCCTAGAAGGTGGAGAAATTCTATTTCTTGAGCCTTGCATTGTGAAAAGTTCGTACCAGTTCTTTACAATACGCCTTACCAAGTCCATTATTTTgaattgtttttcttttttctacAATAGATTCAAAGAGGGATCAATTGATTGTGTACGTCTTGTGCGCACGTGTGTGTCTGTGTCTGTGTCTGTGTCTGTGTCTGTGTTTAGGATAAATAAACTTGACTGTAGAAGTTATCACTGGTACATTTTATTTCTTCAAACTATTTTTCAGAATGAAAATATTTATTCCTGAAAAAACATACGGAGTAATTCATATACTCAACATAGAATGTTTCACATAGAACagaacatactccctccgttccttatTTTCTGATCACTTAACACTCTATCTCATTCCTCGGTGACTAGACTTTGCAAGATGGATTCTGTGCAGTTTCCGGTGAAGAAAGTTTTCTTACAACTACCCATTTCATATGAACAAATAACGGCACATACAGCCATGTCTAGGAGCATGGCTAATGTTATTTACAGGAATGCATTTGATATAAAAGAGTAGATGAAAAAATTGACTCAACTCTTGGGAAAGCAGGCAATGTTGTTGTCCAGAAAAGAAAAGGCAAGCAAAACTAGAAGATGAAACCAAAATGAAGCTAATTAAGTGGGTTCCATGATAACATCAACATCTGTTTTTGTGTCTGTCTGTATTATTTCGCAAAATCGCCTGACATCAGTGACTTGTTATTGTTTCATAAACCAGCTCACTTAGCTTTGGCAGCACCTTACTACATTACATGTGAATCAAAAGCATTACAATTTTATTGGCCTTGGGTTCTTATCGTTTCGTTTCGAGTAAGGTACGTGGGATATCATAAACAACTCAAGATTAGGGGGTCCTGTTTTTGCAAAATAAAATTATCATTTGTTGCTGTAGGCATTAAAAATATGAAGAATGCCACATCATCATTTTTTGTCCCGAAAAAGTCAAATGTTGACTTCTATTATTAAATGTCAGATAAATTGtttaatttgggttataaaccaAATAGGCCCATTTTTAATAAATGACGTTCATTTAATAGGAGTGGGTTATTTAAATGAGCTTAAGTAAAGAGGCCCATTTATCCACAAAAggaaaaccctaaacctaagaaGAGGATATAAAAAGTTCTCTCCAAGTCATTTGGCAGACAGACTGAACGTAGTATACAAAAACCTACTACTCTCCAGAAAAAACCCGAAGACGGCTTCCAAGCACACAAGTCTGACATCAAATCTcggtggaagaagaacaacaagcacAAACGCCGTTCTACCTTCAAACCACAAATTCTTGCTGTTGTAGAGATCGAATCAGTGGATAAACattagagattgtacccaaatacaaaatcaataaaaatatattttgttcaCATTATTTTGATTCTGTTATTTTTGCAGACTCgtaaatttgtgtttacaaatTGGCACGCTCGGTGGGACCACTCTACCACTCATCTCCTtctctacaaaaaaaaaaaatcaatctacCAACGAAGATGGCTGCTCAACAAACCGTTTCCATGTCCGATGCTGAGAAGGCCGCTATGGTGAAACAAAGGGCGGCAGAATTGGCTGAGATGATGAAAGGGCGTGACGAGGGTATACGCACCAGAGGAATGAAGAACGCTGATCTGAATGAGGCTGCTTCGAGTCTGCGTTCGGCTCCTATCACCACCAAAACAAGGAGAAAGAGCCATGTCCGTGCTTCCTCCGACGTGTCCCCGAATCCGTATTACCGCAAATCCCGCAACATCCCTGTTTTCGGGTCCTTTCCTGCTGAAGGTGCACGATTCCTTATGCCCGGTGAAGAAGATATGCGTCCTCACCAAAAGCCTGACAGGCTGGTCATCCACACTAGTCCTTTGTTCGATCCTTTCTATGTAGAAAGCGATGCAAAGAGTAGTACCGGGTCTTCTCCAACGTCACCCCTCAAAGTATCAGATTGTGAAGAATCGGTCCAGTCCCTACAGACCGACATTGCGGAGGTGATGGCGATCGAATCAAAGACCGTTGAGGAGCAGCTTGCCGAAATGAAGGGCATGATCGTGAAGCTCATGAAGGATGGCGAGGAGAAAGACGAGGAAATCAAGAAGCAGAATGAGAGGATTTCCTCCTTAACCAAAAAGCTCAAGAAACAGGAAGAGAGCGCAGACGAAGAGAACGACGACTCTGAAGGGAGTACGACTTCAAAATCTACCACAAAGGGTGAAAAACCCGACGACACATTCACCATGAAAaagatccaggacatgataacAAATGCGGTGAAGAATCATATCGTCGGAAGCTCCGGCCCTAGTCATCTTTATGAGAAGCCGTACACGAAGAGAATCGATCACTTAAGGATGCCCGTCGGTTATCAACCTCCGAAGTTCCAGCAGTTTGACGGAAAGGGGAACCCCAAGCAGCATGTAGCCCACTTCATCGAAACGTGCAACAACGCTGGCACATCGGGGGATTTACTCGTCAAACAGTTCGTCCGTTCTCTAAAGGACACGGCATTCGACTGGTACACGGACCTTCCTGCAGAAGCCATCGACAGTTGGGCAGAAATGGAGGAAGAATTCAAGGCCAGGTTCTACAGTACACGACGTGTCGTCAGCATGATTGAATTGACAAAGACGACACAGTGGGAGAATGAGCCTGTTGTAGATTACATCAACCGGTGGCGCACTCTAAGCCTGGAATGCAAGGACCGTCTGACGGAGACCTCTGCTATTGCAATGTGCATCCAAGGTATGAACTGGGATTTGCTGTACATTTTGCAGGGCATAAAACCAAGATCCTTTCAAGATTTGGCTACCCGTGCTCATGACATGGAGATCAGTATCACCAATAATCGTGGAGGAAGTTCTTCAAGTTTCAAGAAGGAAAAGAAGGACTTCAAGAAGCCTGAGAAATACGTGAAAGATTCAACCAAGGAGTCATTTGCCGTtgccactagctctgcccctgTAAAAATTTCGGCGAAGCCTAAAACTGAACAGAAGAAAGGGCCATTTACAAAAGATGCTCGGAGAGATAAGCCAACGCTTAAAGAACTCCAAGCAAAGAAGTATCCATTTCCAGATTCAGACTTGGCCGGCATGTTGGACGATTTGTTGGAGAAGAAGGTCATAAGCTTGCCTGAGTCCAAGCGCCCTGATCAAATGGGAAGGACATCTGACCCAAACTTTTGCCCTTACCATCGAATAGTGAGCCATCCTATCGAAAAGTGCATCACTCTCAAGGAGAGAATCATGCAACTTGCAACAGAAGGGAGGATTGTGCTAGATCTGGATGAAGCGGCGGAGTCCCATCATGCTTCAGTCATCCAGTTTGGAAGTTTGGATCCCATTTTGATAATAGATCCCGTCAAGAATTCTGCGTCCACCCCTCTACCTCGCAAGGAAGATGAGGAAGGATGGACATTAGTGACgagaaggaagaagagaaaGCAAACGAAGCTAGAAGAGCAACCTCCTCTTCGTCAAAAGCAACACCAGAAAAGAAACAAATCCAAAAGTTCGCATGTCACGAGAAACAAAGGTCTCGTGAAAAAGAAGAGCACCTCGCGCGACAGTTTTCCCACAAAGGAGGTACGAAAGCATGTCACATTAAATGATTTCCTTCCGCAGGAATACCTCGGCGAAATTTCTGTCAACACAGTGACCTGTAGCGTGgcggaagaagaagagaaagaagagaaaagTCTAGTCTCTGAAGGGCTAAACCATGAAAGAGACCCTGAAAGAGATGCAAAGATTCTGGCGTTGTTAGGTACAGTCCCTTCTCGAATGGGTTGGCGCCAAGCTTTATCCCTACCCGAAGAAATGAGGTTCGCCCTTGCACGTGCCATAGAAAATCCGACGCAATATACATCGAAGGAAAATATTGAGCAAGGGATCTACGAAAATCACCCTGAGCGTTGTGCTGCATGCAGTGCGGCCTTGGCATTCACAGACGAAGACCTTATGTTGGGTTCAAAGCCTCACAACAGACCTCTCTTTGTATGTGGATACATCCGCAAGAAAAAGATCAACCGCATCTTGGTAGACGGAGGTTCCGCAGTGAACATAATGCCGAAGTCCACCATGACGAAGTTGGGAATCACCGAAAGTGAGTTGACCGAAAGTCGATTGATGATCCAAGGATTCAATCTAGGCGGGCAACGAGCCATCGGTATGATAAGAGTTGATCTGACTATCGGAGAAATGACTGCAACAACGATTTTTCATGTCATTGATTCGAATACTTCATATCGCCTATTGCTAGGCCGACCTTGGATGCACGAAAATGGAGTAGTAGCCTCAACCTTGCATCAATGCTTCAAATATTACAGAAACGGTGAAAGAAAGGTGAATGCGGACGTGAAGCCATTCTCTGAAGTAGAGTCTCATTTTGCCGATGCGAAATTCTATGCCAGCCAAGGAGAGCCTGTTGAAGTAATGCCCACGGAAATTGCATCGACTGGAAAAGTCATGCCGAAGAAGTTGCAATCAAGGGTTACAGAAGAGAAGCCTTCAAGGAATGTTCTGGAGCCGTCACATGAAACAGTTGATGAGAAGAAAAGCAAGGAGATTCTTTCgcaaagagttgaagaaaatcCTAGAGAAGCAGTGCCAGTGCTACGTTACATCCCCATGTCGCGTCGCAAAGAAGGTCAGTCTCCGTTTATGAATTGTGGAGCAGAAACAACTTCAAAAAAGGTCAAGGACATGCCGCAAGAATTTGATAAAAGCATGACATTGCCGGTCCATAAGATCAGTGACCCGAAGATATTGACTTCTCCTACTCCAAACTCCACGAAGTCGCCAGAAACACCTAGCTCAAGGAAAGATGGCTTCGATCCAGTTGCATACAAGTTAATGGAAAATTCTGGTTATGATTTCTCTAACCCAAAACCCATGGGAAAGCTCGTTGAAGATAAGTCATACGGCCTCAATAAAACTCAGCAAAAACTTCAGCAACAAGGTGAACGTGTTTGGGTGAAAAAGGTTGGTTTGGGATTCAAGGAGTCTAAGCCAATTATCATCTCAGGACGACGGAGGTCAATGCAAGCATCACAGTACATTGGAGTTCAGGAAATGGAAGAAAGTGTGGATGAGAATTTTGAGCCAGTCCAGAAAGAATCGGTTTTTGATAGGATACATCCGTCTTCAGCTAAAGCACGGTCCTCCGTCTTTGATAGGCTCGACGGTCCGGTAAACTCTCCAACACCAAGTCGAGTCTTTGATAGATTGGGAGATCATTCCGGGAAAGCACATAAGAGCCCGAATGCAAAAGATGTCTTCGCAAGATTGGGAAAAGTCACTGGCAAACCCACCAATTGTCTGTCACAGAAGCCTAAGAAGGAAGTCTTCAGTCGTCTTGGGAAGAAGGACGTTTCGCTCAAGCCGCAGTGGAGGCCGAAAAACACTGCATCAAAAACAAGAGACAAGTTCGAGCTGGAAAACGATGTCAGAAGCAACGTACCTTCTCGAATGAAACGCTTGGCGGTACTGGAAGTGAAGACAGGTGATTCTCTCCGTGTAAAAGGCCACACCATGGTTCTAACCTGCCAAAAGAGCCCCACAAGCCAGAAACGTGATGCCGTAGAAGATATGACGGTCACCTCCTATCATATCACCGCTTATGAGGATGTAGACTTGGAGGAGGAGATGGAAACAACAGAAGCACCAAAAAATCTTGATGATGGAGTTGAGACCACAATTGATGAACTAAAGGAGTTGAATCTCGGCACCCAAGATGATCCGCGTCCAATCTATGTTAGTGCTCTGCTCACTCAGGAAGAAGAGAAGGGATACTTCGAAATACTCACCGAGTACAAAGATGTTTTCGCCTGGAGTTACAGGGAAATGCCGGGTCTTGACCCCAAAGTGGCGGTCCACCGTTTAGCAGTAAGGAAAGGAGTCTCAGCAAAGAAGCAACCTCAGAGACGCTTCCGACCTGAATTAATTCCAGAAATTGAAGCTGAAGTCAACAAACTCATCGACGCTGGCTTCATTCGTGAAGTAAAGTATCCTACTTGGATTGCAAACATTGTACCTGTGAGGAAGAAAAATGGCCAGTTGCGTGTTTGTGTAGATTTCAGAAATCTGAATGAAGCGTGTCCTAAGGATGATTTTCCTTTGCCTGTCACCGAGATAATGATTGATGCAACGACCGGACATGAAGCATTATCCTTCATGGATTGTACGGCGGGATATAATCAGATCCTCATGGCGCCCGAAGATCAAGAAGCAACGGCGTTCCGTACACCAAAGGGTATCTTTtgctacaaggtgatgccgtttggtTTGAAAAATGCAGGCGCAACTTATCAAAGAGCAATGCAGAAAATCTTCGAGGACATGATGCATAAGACCGTTGAATGTTATGTCGATGATCTTGTCGTCAAATCAAAGAAGAGGAACGATCATTTGCTTCATCTCCGCGAGGTATTCAAGAAATTGCGTAGGTATCAATTGAAGATGAATCCCTTGAAGTGTGCATTCGGCGTAACCTCTGGAAAGTTCCTAGGATTTGTTGTGAGACGTAGAGGAATTGAAATTGACCAGTCAAAAATTACAGCAATCCAGAATATGCCCGAGCCGAAGAACCTCAAAGAATTGCGCGGATTACAAGGGAGACTTGCATATATCCGACGCTTCATTTCGAATCTTGCAGGACGATGTCATCCTTTCAGCCATCTTATGAAGAAGGGCGCTCCATTTGAATGGGACGATTCATGTCGCAAAGCTTTTGAAAGCATCAAGCAGTACCTCTCAACCCCACCTGTCTTGGGGGCACCGGTTCAAGGGAAGCCACTTATCCTCTACATCTCTGCTCATGAAAGGTCGTTGGGGGCATTGTGTGCTCAAGAGAATGGTGACGGAAAGGAAGCTGCTCTTTACTACCTCAGTCGTACGTTGGTTGGCGCGGAATTGAATTATTCGCCTATTGAGAAAGTGTGTCTAGCTTTGATCTTTGCAATCCAAAAGTTGAAGCATTACATGCAGGCACATACGGTGAAGGTGATCTCCAAAGCTGACCCCATAAAGTACATCCTATCAAGACCAGTACTATCCGGAAGACTTGCTAAATGGGCTATGCTCATAAGTCAACATGATGTTGTGTACGTACCTCAAAAGGCGATCAAGGGACAAGCTTTGGCCGATTTCCTAGCTGCACATCCGATTCCATCACATTGGGAGCTTCCTGATGATCTACCTGGAGAAGAAGTATTCTACATTGATGTCTTACCTCCATGGGAAATGTACTTCGACGGAGCAGCTCGCCAAGATGGTGCGGGAGCAGGGGTCATCCTTGTATCACCTGAGAAACATGTCTTCACGTATTCATTTACGCTCACCAACTTATGCTCGAACAATGTTGCTGAATATCAAGCTCTCGTTCTGGGGCTTCAAATGGCAAAAGAGATGAAAATACAGGACCTTGATGTATACGGTGACTCCAAGCTGGTGATCCATCAACTCCTCGATGATTATGATGTCAAGAAAGATGACTTGATTCCTTATTATAAGCATGCTTCACAATTGCTGGCAGAATTTGAGAGCGTCCGATTGCAACATGTTCCAAGGAGTGCCAACAAGACAGCGGATGCACTTGCAAATCTCGCAGCCACATTGGCACTGGGGGCAGAAGAAAACATGTCGGTCCCGGTCTGTAATCGGTGGGTGATAAACCCTCAAGATGAAGTTGAAATTGAAGCTGAAGAACTCTCAGGTGCAGTTACTGTCTATGAGATAGACATAGAAGATTGGCGTCGACCACTCATTGATTTCTTGGTACACGAAAAGTTGCCAAGCGATTTGAAACACAAGATGGAAATTCGACGACGTGCTCCACGCTTCATTTACTACAAAGAAACACTTTACAGGCGTTCGTTCCTTGGAACCTGGTTGAGATGTTTGGGAGATGAAGAAGCAGCAAAAACAATGCAAGAAGCTCATTCTGGAGTTTGCGGAGCTCACCAATCTGGTCCTAAGCTTCACGACCGTGTCAAGAGGATGGGGTACTACTGGCCAACCATGGTTCAAGATTGCATGGAACTTGCGAAAAAATGTGAAGCTTGTCAATTCCATGCGAACTTTATTCATCAACCTCCGGAACCGCTACATCCGACAGTGACATCTTGGCCGTTTGAAGCATGGGGTCTCGATGTTGTTGGTCCAATCACACCGAAATCATCAGGTGGTCATGCATACATCCTTGCCGCTACGGATTACTTCTCAAAATGGGCGGAAGCAATACCTCTTCGTGAAGTCAAGAAAGAGAACGTGGTCGATTTCATTCGGAATCACATCATACATCGATATGGCGTGCCACGTTACATAATCACAGACAACGGAACACCATTTGTCAACAAGTTGATGACGAGCCTTTGTGAGAAATTCAAGTTTGCACAAAACAAGTCTTCAATGTATAATGCACCTGCAAACGGACTAGCTGAATCTTTCAACAAAACACTTTGCAAGTTGCTTAGTAAGATTGTTGGGAAACACCAGCGAGATTGGCAC encodes:
- the LOC110791097 gene encoding root phototropism protein 3, whose amino-acid sequence is MWDSETESLGGRDYGNGAHVPAKHGVKTDGFEQRGQSWFVATDVPSDLLVHIGEVNFHLHKYPLISRCGRLSRIIYDNHEGEVNKINLNDLPGGAESFELAAKFCYGIAVDLTASNISGLRCAAEYLEMTEDLEEGNLIFKTEAFLSYVVLSSWRDSIIVLKSCEKLSPWAENLQIVRRCSESIAWKACANPKGIRWNYTGRPSKVSSPKWNDLKDSSPSRAIQVPPDWWFEDVSILRIDHFVRVITAIKVKGMRFELVGAAIIQYASKWLPGLIKDAGGEPMLDDFSNGNICRESSGGSSSGSGGGSGSWKGGLHLIVAGNKEEPDTIKAKDQRMIIESLISIIPPQKDSVSCSFLLRLLRMANKLKVAHALVNELEKRVGMQFEQATLSDLLIPSYNKSETTYDVDLVQRLLEHFLVQEQTECASSPNRAYLDKNMFEESQRGGASSAKMRVARLVDSYLTEIARDRNLSLTKFHVLAEALPESARTCDDGLYRAIDSYLKAHPTLSEHERKRLCRVMDCQKLSIDACMHAAQNERLPLRVVVQVLFSEQVKISNAISNNTLKDNTAGESQFQPMVTTRKTLLEGTPQSFQEGWSTAKKDINTLKFELETVKTKYVELQNEMESLQRQFDKMVPKQKQHSSSAWTSGWKKLSRLAKMSNVDGQDDGSDQPVAELTRKTPRRWRNSIS